From Veillonella dispar, one genomic window encodes:
- a CDS encoding sodium:solute symporter family protein has protein sequence MDALTIIWVIVCAYLLLNLLVGVYCHIRVKDSTDYLLAGRRIGVLMTAGTLAATEIGGGSTVGVAAKAYGSWGLSAGWYVVSAGIGVILVAFIAPLLRRAMATTVPEIIGRRFGGSSHLITSILSMLATITLAGVQITATATIISVLTGLSTELAILICGAVLVIYTMSGGMWSVTMTDVIHFFVLVGGFTLAVPFVLHNVGGWETVVSKLPPEQLGFTKVGWKTIIGLIIMYFMTFSTGQESVQRYFAAKNERTAVLGSIICGIIMALFAFVPAVLGLVALAEFPNIEANNAVATVALNLMPPIMAGFVMAAVVSATLSSGAGDLLGAATVFTKDIVEHHFGKSLTDAQLTNYSRLCVLFLGIIAIVISLVSKAIIPMLVFAFTMRSAGPFAAFLLGLTWKNATAGAGIWSIVLGSIAGVYWEFVGNPYGIMSIIFGSIVSLIVFVAVVCIERAMGKPPAPPAIPDDVKEM, from the coding sequence ATGGACGCTTTAACTATTATATGGGTCATTGTTTGTGCCTATTTATTACTGAATTTATTGGTCGGCGTGTATTGTCATATTCGTGTAAAAGATAGTACTGATTATCTACTCGCAGGTCGTCGTATTGGGGTTCTTATGACGGCAGGCACGTTAGCTGCTACAGAGATCGGTGGCGGGAGTACCGTTGGTGTAGCCGCGAAAGCATATGGTTCTTGGGGTTTATCTGCAGGTTGGTACGTAGTCTCTGCAGGGATTGGGGTTATTCTCGTTGCTTTCATCGCACCACTGTTACGACGTGCCATGGCAACGACCGTACCGGAGATCATCGGTCGTCGCTTTGGTGGATCTAGCCATCTCATTACGTCGATTCTTTCTATGCTCGCAACAATTACCTTAGCAGGTGTACAAATTACTGCAACAGCAACCATTATTAGCGTTCTTACTGGACTTTCAACAGAGCTCGCCATTCTCATCTGCGGCGCGGTTCTCGTAATTTACACCATGTCCGGCGGCATGTGGAGCGTAACGATGACGGACGTTATCCATTTCTTCGTTCTCGTTGGAGGCTTTACCCTCGCTGTGCCATTTGTATTGCACAATGTGGGCGGCTGGGAAACAGTAGTGTCTAAATTACCACCTGAACAGCTGGGCTTCACAAAGGTTGGTTGGAAAACCATCATAGGCCTTATTATCATGTACTTCATGACCTTCTCCACAGGGCAAGAATCAGTTCAACGGTACTTCGCAGCAAAGAATGAAAGAACCGCTGTTCTCGGTTCTATCATCTGCGGTATTATTATGGCTCTATTCGCCTTTGTCCCTGCCGTATTGGGCCTCGTAGCATTGGCTGAGTTCCCGAACATCGAAGCAAATAATGCAGTGGCAACGGTTGCACTTAACCTTATGCCTCCGATTATGGCGGGCTTCGTTATGGCCGCTGTCGTATCGGCGACACTTTCATCAGGCGCAGGCGACCTTTTAGGCGCTGCTACTGTATTTACCAAGGATATTGTGGAACATCATTTTGGTAAAAGCCTCACTGATGCACAGCTCACAAATTATAGCCGTCTATGCGTGCTCTTCCTCGGCATCATCGCCATCGTTATCTCCCTCGTAAGCAAAGCCATCATTCCAATGCTCGTATTTGCTTTCACCATGAGATCCGCTGGCCCATTCGCCGCATTCCTACTCGGCCTCACCTGGAAAAATGCAACAGCTGGCGCTGGCATTTGGTCCATCGTGCTCGGCTCTATCGCAGGCGTGTACTGGGAATTCGTGGGCAATCCTTATGGCATTATGTCCATCATCTTTGGTTCCATCGTCAGCCTCATAGTCTTTGTAGCTGTCGTATGCATTGAAAGAGCCATGGGTAAACCACCGGCTCCACCGGCTATACCTGATGATGTAAAAGAAATGTAA
- the dcuC gene encoding C4-dicarboxylate transporter DcuC, which produces MNLLVCLLVIVITGTLVIKKFKAQTVLLLGGLIMMFAAYLLGYTTSFVEAKKATGVLFFDAFEFINITTAKDAANLGLMIMTCTGFAKYMDHIGASSRLVVTAIKPLGKMKSAYLVMALTFILNMFMSLVIPSASGLAMLMMVTIFPILVRLGVSPVGAAAAVATGHLLDIGPASATTLLVSKTVNMPVHEYFVGYQLKVYIICGLMAAIAHFVWQKYLDKKSGHVPAEYVESHKSDDLEVGPLPYIFLPLLPLIFILGFSDYGIQGVKMNVNLAMFLSLFIAMGCELIRHRDFRKMAASIQTFFKGMGDQFANTVTLIVAGETFAFGLTSLGIVKEFVAAIQGLAISADVVGVIVSTIITGLSIVMGSGVASMFAFAPLVPNFAADLGGNATTILLGMQNAASVGRLLSPISAVMIAVAGIANISSFDLVKRTSVPVIVTFITSTIAILLIH; this is translated from the coding sequence ATGAATTTGTTAGTTTGTTTATTGGTTATTGTCATAACGGGAACGCTGGTTATTAAGAAGTTTAAAGCGCAAACCGTATTGTTATTGGGCGGTCTCATTATGATGTTCGCAGCTTATTTGTTAGGCTATACAACATCCTTCGTAGAGGCGAAAAAGGCCACAGGGGTTCTTTTCTTTGATGCTTTTGAATTTATTAATATTACTACTGCCAAAGATGCGGCGAACCTTGGTCTCATGATTATGACTTGTACTGGTTTTGCGAAGTACATGGACCACATTGGTGCCAGCTCTCGCCTCGTTGTAACAGCTATTAAACCACTTGGTAAAATGAAATCTGCGTACCTAGTAATGGCGCTAACATTTATCCTCAATATGTTTATGTCTCTAGTTATTCCTAGTGCATCTGGTCTTGCGATGCTCATGATGGTAACTATCTTCCCAATTCTCGTGCGTTTAGGCGTTAGTCCAGTAGGTGCTGCTGCAGCTGTTGCTACAGGCCACTTGCTCGATATCGGTCCTGCATCTGCTACTACATTACTCGTATCTAAAACTGTAAATATGCCTGTTCATGAGTATTTTGTAGGCTATCAGTTAAAAGTATATATTATCTGTGGCCTGATGGCGGCTATTGCTCACTTCGTATGGCAAAAATACTTGGATAAAAAGTCTGGTCATGTTCCTGCAGAATACGTTGAGTCTCACAAATCAGATGACCTTGAAGTAGGTCCATTACCATATATCTTCTTGCCATTATTACCATTAATCTTTATCCTTGGTTTCAGTGACTATGGTATTCAAGGCGTTAAAATGAATGTAAACCTAGCGATGTTCCTTAGCTTGTTCATCGCTATGGGTTGTGAACTTATCCGTCATCGTGACTTCCGTAAAATGGCAGCTAGCATTCAAACTTTCTTTAAAGGTATGGGCGACCAATTTGCAAATACTGTAACATTGATCGTTGCAGGCGAAACATTCGCTTTCGGTTTAACTTCCTTGGGTATCGTAAAAGAATTCGTTGCTGCTATCCAAGGTCTTGCCATCTCTGCTGATGTAGTAGGTGTAATCGTATCTACAATCATTACAGGTTTAAGTATTGTAATGGGCTCTGGTGTTGCATCTATGTTTGCATTCGCTCCACTAGTTCCTAACTTTGCAGCTGATTTAGGTGGTAATGCGACAACAATCCTTCTTGGCATGCAAAATGCAGCTAGCGTAGGTCGTTTACTTAGCCCAATCAGTGCTGTTATGATCGCCGTAGCAGGTATCGCAAACATCTCCAGTTTCGACCTTGTAAAACGTACAAGCGTACCTGTCATCGTTACATTCATTACAAGTACAATTGCGATTTTGCTTATTCACTAA
- a CDS encoding M20 family metallopeptidase yields MSQLLQEIEALRQPMKELNDFIFDHPELGNEEFQAHELLTNLLEKEGFTVDREVSGLKTAFRAVYHVNGGGPKIGLLCEYDALEGLGHACGHNLQGPSICTAAIALKRTLQAPCTLVVYGTPAEETASGKLVMAREGVFDDLDLAFMMHGSDTTTVDGKSLALNLVNIKFHGKSAHAAIAPEKGISALDAVLLFFNGMEYLREHVPTEVRMHGIITDGGKAANIVPDYACTQWYIRSSSRIRLNEIVERVKNVAQGAALQVGATMEWEEVKAYDNKVNVQTLNDILLKNAEKVGAPEISEPRKVTGSTDFSSVTFRVPGACLRVKFVGKGVTSHSQEWLDNGKSQLAEYAIMYGAKGIALSVEEILETPGLLEKIKEDFKQAKENF; encoded by the coding sequence ATGAGTCAGCTTTTACAAGAGATTGAAGCCTTAAGACAGCCCATGAAGGAGTTGAATGATTTTATTTTCGATCATCCTGAGCTCGGGAACGAAGAGTTCCAAGCCCATGAGTTGTTGACGAATTTGTTGGAGAAGGAAGGTTTCACTGTAGACCGCGAGGTGAGTGGTCTTAAGACGGCCTTTAGAGCGGTGTACCACGTTAACGGTGGCGGTCCTAAGATTGGTCTACTTTGCGAGTATGATGCCCTTGAAGGCTTGGGGCATGCGTGTGGACATAATCTACAAGGTCCATCTATTTGTACGGCAGCGATTGCCTTGAAACGTACGTTGCAAGCACCTTGCACATTAGTTGTGTACGGTACGCCTGCAGAGGAGACGGCTAGCGGAAAGCTCGTTATGGCTCGCGAAGGCGTGTTTGATGATTTAGATCTTGCTTTCATGATGCACGGCAGCGATACGACGACGGTAGATGGCAAGTCTTTAGCATTGAATCTGGTGAATATTAAGTTCCATGGTAAGTCTGCTCATGCGGCGATTGCTCCAGAAAAGGGCATTAGCGCCTTAGATGCGGTGTTGTTGTTCTTTAACGGCATGGAGTACTTGCGTGAGCATGTGCCGACTGAGGTTCGCATGCACGGTATCATCACTGACGGCGGCAAGGCGGCGAATATCGTTCCGGATTATGCGTGTACTCAATGGTATATTCGCTCCTCCAGTCGCATTCGTCTTAATGAGATTGTGGAGCGCGTAAAGAATGTAGCGCAAGGGGCGGCTTTGCAAGTAGGCGCTACCATGGAATGGGAAGAGGTTAAGGCGTACGACAACAAAGTCAATGTACAAACCTTGAACGATATACTTTTAAAAAATGCAGAAAAGGTAGGGGCCCCAGAGATTTCTGAGCCTCGCAAGGTGACGGGATCCACCGATTTCTCTAGCGTTACATTCCGCGTGCCAGGTGCCTGCTTGCGTGTGAAATTCGTAGGCAAGGGTGTGACTAGTCATTCTCAGGAATGGTTAGACAATGGTAAAAGTCAGCTCGCTGAGTATGCTATCATGTATGGCGCGAAGGGCATTGCCTTATCTGTGGAAGAAATCCTTGAAACACCAGGTTTGTTAGAAAAAATCAAAGAAGATTTCAAACAGGCAAAGGAAAACTTCTAA
- a CDS encoding IclR family transcriptional regulator, with protein MAKSFLTSLDVRAIAQPYMVAIRDQLQQSVNLFLAQGDYRICIERVAADKPLRHDIKIGTVYPIFKGAAGKIFGAYLGDFNDTDMSAGESAQIRHDGYVVTRGNRVPDAASIAVPIFSFGNKLEAVMTISGPIGDYTEERVKEYLSVVMALGQTISKQMGATL; from the coding sequence ATGGCAAAGTCCTTTCTTACGTCTTTGGATGTGCGTGCCATTGCGCAGCCGTATATGGTGGCTATCCGCGATCAGTTGCAGCAGTCGGTGAATTTGTTCTTGGCGCAGGGCGATTATCGCATTTGCATCGAGCGCGTTGCGGCGGATAAGCCATTGCGTCATGATATCAAGATTGGCACGGTTTACCCTATATTTAAAGGGGCGGCCGGCAAGATTTTCGGTGCCTATCTAGGGGATTTCAATGATACTGATATGAGTGCTGGTGAAAGCGCCCAAATTCGTCATGATGGGTATGTGGTAACACGAGGCAATCGAGTGCCTGATGCGGCATCCATCGCAGTTCCTATTTTCTCCTTTGGCAATAAGCTTGAGGCGGTGATGACAATCTCTGGTCCTATAGGGGACTACACGGAAGAGCGTGTCAAAGAGTATTTATCTGTCGTGATGGCATTAGGTCAAACCATTTCCAAACAAATGGGAGCAACCTTATAA